From the genome of Palaemon carinicauda isolate YSFRI2023 chromosome 6, ASM3689809v2, whole genome shotgun sequence, one region includes:
- the LOC137643120 gene encoding myb-like protein X, with protein MFQEELEEGEFLPAEEEVQEELVEGEFLPAEGMFQEELEEGEFLPEEEEEEEEEEEEEEEEEEEEEEFNEFENLKNRESNDLSKKLEERMEEAEEERPVTRRNVLESEMDRCIHNEDFDSALVFLRVVLEDFDDVLECRVKELRCLMALGRWDEAQNVLDELPDEHKENSYVKVESAIFCASHCDFEEAEKNLDEVLKECPNHPRALKAREFLQRQILWNTIPSMIDNSEFDAVLETISRCQKLESFFPWARAELPQLKGNILCKLRRLEEARECFLSALAIDETDPEIRLRLGLCYLLDGKYRDAIALFEQLDEEEELQEDLVYYAEALERMEIHGCPFQIIGVKTDASQKEIEKAYRKMALEYHPDKCHGSNKDQREVHEIMQHINYAKDLLTDKEKREEYNDVRKFVKDFADKLFENPKMQEWFDEDESDEWDYEYDSDADEEYDFNSDDDYLVDEDTMLMEHSYEDISKRMEEAEEERPVTRRNVLESEMDRCIHNEDFDSALVFLRVVLEDFDDVLECRVKELRCLMALGRWDEAQNVLDELPDEHKENSYVKVESAIFCASHCDFEEAEKNLDEVLKECPNHPRALKAREFLQRQILWNTIPSMIDNSDFDAVLETISSCQKLESFFPWARAELPQLKGNILCKLRRLEEARECFLSALAIDETDPEIRLRLGLCYLLDGKYRDSIALFEQLDEEEELQEDLVYYAEALERMEIHGCPFQIIGVKTDASQKEIEKAYRKMALEYHPDKCHGSDKDQREVHEIMQHINYAKDLLTDKEKREEYNDVRNFVKDFADKLFENPKMQEWLDEDESDEWDYEYDSDADEEYDFNSDDNYLVDEDTMLMEHSYEDISSYEGDEELEEEEEEEEEEEEEEEGEEEEEEEEEEEEEEEEEEEEEEE; from the exons atgttccaggaagagctggaagagggtgagtttcttccagctgaagaagaGGTCCAAGAAGAGCTGGtagagggtgagtttcttccagctgaaggaatgttccaggaagagctggaagagggtgaatttcttccag aggaagaggaagaggaagaggaggaggaggaggaggaggaggaggaggaggaggaggaggaggaattcaaTGAATTCGAAAATCTGAAAAATCGAGAATCCAACGATTTATCAAAAAAACTGGAAGAACGAAtggaagaagcagaagaggaaagACCAGTAACTCGTCGAAACGTCCTGGAATCTGAGATGGATCGTTGTATACACAATGAAGACTTTGATTCGGCGTTAGTTTTCCTAAGAGTTGTCCTTGAAGATTTTGACGACGTGTTGGAATGCCGCGTGAAGGAGCTCAGATGTTTGATGGCATTGGGCAGATGGGATGAGGCCCAGAACGTTTTAGATGAGCTGCCCGATGAACACAAAGAAAACTCGTATGTAAAAGTGGAATCTGCCATATTTTGTGCAAGTCACTGTGACTTTGAGGAGGCTGAAAAAAATTTGGACGAAGTTCTGAAGGAATGCCCAAATCACCCTAGGGCACTCAAAGCACGGGAGTTCCTGCAGCGGCAGATATTATGGAATACGATTCCCTCGATGATAGACAACTCTGAGTTTGATGCTGTCTTGGAAACAATTTCGCGCTGTCAGAAGCTAGAGTCCTTCTTTCCCTGGGCTCGCGCAGAACTGCCTCAATTGAAAGGGAATATCTTGTGCAAGCTTCGACGGCTGGAAGAAGCTCGCGAATGTTTCCTGAGTGCTCTTGCTATTGACGAGACAGATCCCGAAATTAGATTAAGACTCGGTCTATGCTACTTATTAGATGGAAAATACAGAGATGCAATTGCTCTATTTGAGCAACTGGACGAAGAGGAGGAGCTGCAAGAAGACTTGGTTTATTATGCCGAGGCACTGGAAAGAATGGAAATTCATGGATGTCCTTTCCAAATAATAGGTGTTAAAACAGACGCTTcccagaaggaaatagaaaaagcctACAGGAAAATGGCACTCGAGTACCATCCTGATAAGTGCCATGGGTCTAACAAAGACCAACGGGAAGTACACGAGATCATGCAACATATCAACTACGCAAAAGATCTTTTAACTGATAAAGAGAAGAGGGAGGAATACAATGATGTAAGAAAATTTGTCAAAGATTTTGCAGATAAACTTTTCGAAAATCCAAAGATGCAAGAATGGTTTGATGAAGATGAATCAGATGAATGGGATTATGAATATGATTCCGATGCTGATGAGGAGTATGATTTTAACTCTGATGATGATTATCTAGTTGATGAGGATACTATGTTGATGGAACATTCATATGAAGATATTTCAA AACGAAtggaagaagcagaagaggaaagACCAGTAACTCGTCGAAACGTCCTGGAATCTGAGATGGATCGTTGTATACACAATGAAGACTTTGATTCGGCGTTAGTTTTCTTAAGAGTTGTCCTTGAAGATTTTGACGACGTGTTGGAATGCCGCGTGAAGGAGCTCAGATGTTTGATGGCATTGGGCAGATGGGATGAGGCCCAGAACGTTTTAGATGAGCTGCCCGATGAACACAAAGAAAACTCGTATGTAAAAGTGGAATCTGCCATATTTTGTGCAAGTCACTGTGACTTTGAGGAGGCTGAAAAAAATTTGGACGAAGTTCTGAAGGAATGCCCAAATCACCCTAGGGCACTCAAAGCACGGGAGTTCCTGCAGCGGCAGATATTATGGAATACGATTCCCTCGATGATAGACAACTCTGATTTTGATGCTGTCTTGGAAACAATTTCGTCCTGTCAGAAGCTAGAGTCCTTCTTCCCCTGGGCTCGCGCAGAACTGCCTCAATTGAAAGGGAATATCTTGTGCAAGCTTCGACGGCTGGAAGAAGCTCGCGAATGTTTCCTGAGTGCTCTTGCTATTGACGAGACAGATCCCGAAATTAGATTAAGACTCGGTCTATGCTACTTATTAGATGGAAAATACAGAGATTCAATTGCTCTATTTGAGCAACTGGACGAAGAGGAGGAGCTGCAAGAAGACTTGGTTTATTATGCCGAGGCACTGGAAAGAATGGAAATTCATGGATGTCCTTTCCAAATAATAGGTGTTAAAACAGACGCTTcccagaaggaaatagaaaaagcctACAGGAAAATGGCACTCGAGTACCATCCTGATAAGTGCCATGGGTCTGACAAAGACCAACGGGAAGTACATGAGATCATGCAACATATCAACTACGCAAAAGATCTTTTAACTGATAAAGAGAAGAGGGAGGAATACAATGATGTAAGAAATTTTGTCAAAGATTTTGCAGATAAACTTTTCGAAAATCCAAAGATGCAAGAATGGTTGGATGAAGATGAATCAGATGAATGGGATTATGAATATGATTCCGATGCTGATGAGGAGTATGATTTTAACTCTGATGATAATTATCTAGTTGATGAGGATACTATGTTGATGGAACATTCATATGAGGATATTTCAAGTTATGAAGGAGACgaagaattagaggaggaggaggaggaggaagaggaggaagaggaagaggaggaaggagaggaggaggaggaggaggaggaagaggaagaggaggaggaggaagaggaggaggaggaggaggaggagtaa